From one Thermomicrobiales bacterium genomic stretch:
- a CDS encoding peptidase MA family metallohydrolase, translated as MRTSLRAFALLILALSAVVVAAPRSTRAANVSFVDMSATSIFQRSMTFNLTAEATSPIVEVALFWQPAGDRVLQAAYPSVEPNRRIVVSHDVDTNADYLPPGLDIIYHWRVTEQDGDVTESQPQTLFYMDDGLDWNHVTDGLVTVYWHRGDQSFAHDIVETATRGIDRLSEKFGVVASEPIRLVIYGDSRSFSRALPPNSAEWIGGQAHPEWNLIVAEIDPGNAAAAEVRRMVPHEISHLILHQATANPFNTPPNWLDEGLAVYNQETPDPQFRGVLDRAITEGRLIPVRALNSSFPSDPDQAILSYAQSGSIVAFIADDLGEEKLAALVAVFRDEVSYAEAVDRSLGMTIDELDSAWKASLDYQGDAPPETSTPAKSGGSELSRNQWLGVVACTGLFALAGLALGIVGVVKAGRFGRGPRA; from the coding sequence GTGCGGACTAGTCTGCGCGCGTTCGCGCTCCTGATCCTCGCGCTTTCCGCCGTCGTTGTCGCCGCGCCACGATCGACGCGAGCTGCAAACGTCAGCTTCGTCGACATGAGCGCAACCTCGATATTCCAGCGATCGATGACGTTCAATCTCACCGCCGAGGCGACCTCGCCGATCGTCGAGGTCGCGCTCTTCTGGCAGCCGGCCGGCGACCGGGTGTTGCAGGCCGCCTACCCTTCGGTCGAGCCCAACCGGCGGATAGTGGTGAGTCATGACGTCGATACGAACGCGGATTATCTGCCGCCGGGGCTCGACATCATCTATCACTGGCGAGTGACCGAACAAGATGGCGATGTCACGGAGTCTCAACCCCAGACGCTCTTCTACATGGATGACGGGCTGGACTGGAACCACGTGACCGACGGGCTGGTCACCGTCTACTGGCATCGGGGAGACCAGAGCTTCGCGCATGACATCGTTGAGACAGCCACCCGCGGGATCGACCGGCTCAGCGAGAAGTTCGGCGTCGTCGCCAGCGAGCCAATCCGGCTCGTCATCTACGGCGACAGCCGCTCGTTCAGTCGAGCGCTGCCGCCGAACTCAGCCGAGTGGATCGGCGGCCAGGCGCATCCGGAGTGGAACCTGATCGTTGCCGAGATCGACCCGGGTAACGCCGCGGCGGCCGAAGTCCGTCGGATGGTGCCACACGAGATATCGCATCTCATCCTGCACCAGGCGACGGCGAACCCGTTCAACACACCGCCCAACTGGCTTGACGAAGGACTGGCAGTCTATAACCAGGAGACTCCTGACCCGCAGTTTCGGGGTGTGCTCGATCGGGCAATCACCGAGGGACGGTTGATCCCCGTCCGCGCGCTCAATTCCAGCTTCCCGAGCGATCCCGATCAGGCGATCCTGTCATATGCTCAGAGCGGATCGATTGTCGCGTTCATTGCCGACGATTTGGGCGAGGAGAAGCTGGCGGCCCTGGTCGCCGTCTTTCGCGACGAGGTGTCCTACGCTGAGGCAGTTGACCGCTCACTCGGGATGACGATTGATGAGCTGGACTCCGCATGGAAGGCTTCGCTTGACTACCAGGGGGACGCTCCGCCGGAGACAAGTACCCCGGCAAAAAGCGGCGGCAGCGAGCTCTCACGTAACCAGTGGTT
- the prfB gene encoding peptide chain release factor 2 (programmed frameshift) produces MEQNLRDTLEGIKLRLDEIGVRLDLPEMRRELGELEAQSVVPGFWDDAGRAQRLMQRLTGIRNQIDEWERMSQQAVDLLELYELAEDDEEMVAEITTQTNQLAHQLDQMEIQLLLSGEHDESNALLAIHAGTGGIDAQDWAEMLSRMYLRWAAKRDFSTSILDWTEGEEAGIKSTTIEIRGRYAYGLLKGEAGTHRLVRLSPFDSAHRRHTAFALVEVLPEVENDSEVEIRDEDIRLDTYRSSGAGGQHVNKTSSAIRITHFPTGIVVTCQDERSQLQNKESAFKILRSRLVELKLREQEAERARLKGEHVTEGWGNRIRSYVLQPYTMVNDHRTDFSTSNVQAVLDGDLDPAIESYLHQQLQDQQEQVRAD; encoded by the exons ATGGAACAGAACCTCCGAGACACGCTCGAAGGGATCAAGCTGCGGCTCGACGAGATCGGGGTGCGTCTT GACTTACCTGAGATGCGCCGCGAGCTAGGAGAGCTCGAGGCACAGTCAGTTGTGCCGGGCTTCTGGGATGACGCCGGCCGCGCTCAGCGTCTGATGCAACGCCTCACCGGCATCCGCAACCAGATCGACGAGTGGGAGCGGATGAGCCAGCAGGCAGTCGATCTGCTTGAGCTTTACGAGCTGGCAGAGGACGACGAGGAGATGGTCGCTGAGATCACTACTCAGACGAACCAGCTTGCCCATCAACTCGACCAGATGGAGATCCAGCTTCTGCTCAGCGGCGAGCACGACGAGAGCAACGCCCTGCTGGCGATCCACGCCGGGACAGGCGGTATCGACGCGCAGGACTGGGCCGAGATGCTGAGCAGGATGTATCTACGCTGGGCCGCCAAGCGTGACTTCTCGACCTCGATCCTCGACTGGACCGAGGGTGAAGAAGCGGGCATCAAGAGCACGACGATCGAGATTCGCGGGCGTTATGCCTACGGGTTACTGAAAGGCGAAGCCGGCACGCATCGGTTGGTTCGCCTATCGCCATTTGACTCGGCGCACCGACGCCACACCGCGTTTGCGCTTGTCGAGGTGCTGCCGGAGGTCGAGAACGACTCCGAGGTCGAAATTCGCGATGAGGACATCCGCCTCGACACGTATCGCTCCTCCGGGGCCGGCGGGCAGCACGTCAACAAGACCAGCTCGGCGATCCGGATCACCCATTTCCCGACCGGCATCGTTGTTACCTGCCAGGACGAACGCTCACAGCTCCAGAACAAGGAGTCGGCGTTCAAGATACTGCGCTCGCGGCTGGTTGAGCTGAAGCTCCGTGAGCAGGAGGCCGAGCGCGCCAGGCTCAAGGGCGAACACGTCACCGAGGGGTGGGGAAACCGCATCCGATCTTACGTCTTGCAGCCGTACACGATGGTCAACGACCACCGAACGGACTTCTCGACGAGCAATGTGCAGGCGGTGCTCGACGGAGACCTCGACCCGGCGATCGAGTCATACCTCCACCAGCAGCTCCAGGACCAGCAGGAGCAGGTGCGTGCGGACTAG